In Streptomyces thermolilacinus SPC6, a single genomic region encodes these proteins:
- a CDS encoding SRPBCC domain-containing protein — translation MNDVTHTEAELAELDRIARQIDIDAPAERVWELVARPGWYINDGTVEAEPDLRYEGDVAVVRHPSLGEFRFRTVELDRPRYAAFRWIGTPYRDDSTPSTLVEFWIDERDGGGVTLRVVESGFSSLADDPAAWLKEREGNDKGWLTELAAGKEFVEQIAAAPTRQP, via the coding sequence ATGAACGACGTCACCCACACCGAAGCGGAGCTGGCCGAGCTCGACCGGATCGCACGGCAGATCGACATCGACGCCCCGGCCGAGCGGGTATGGGAGCTGGTCGCACGCCCCGGCTGGTACATCAACGACGGCACGGTCGAGGCCGAGCCGGACCTGCGCTACGAGGGCGACGTGGCCGTGGTGCGCCATCCGTCGCTGGGCGAGTTCCGGTTCCGTACGGTCGAGCTGGACAGGCCCCGCTACGCGGCGTTCCGCTGGATCGGCACGCCGTACCGGGACGACTCGACGCCCTCCACTCTGGTCGAGTTCTGGATCGACGAGCGGGACGGCGGCGGCGTGACCCTGCGCGTCGTGGAGAGCGGGTTCTCCAGCCTCGCCGACGACCCGGCAGCGTGGCTGAAGGAGCGCGAGGGCAACGACAAGGGCTGGCTCACCGAGCTGGCGGCGGGGAAGGAGTTCGTTGAGCAGATCGCGGCGGCCCCCACGAGGCAGCCGTGA
- a CDS encoding class I SAM-dependent methyltransferase, translating to MSDVRGDDPLFGPFLAIQRQFPGIPLLSYYDADFFAYSRDAAWPQEWDVPALARLASQVAPSTVVDVGCSDGRILWHLRRRGIGAHHIGLDTSVAARASFEERFAGESGVHFRHLDVTAADGPAVEADLAVMGSVTVNSFRTHRDLDRLLGFLHGVLRPGGHAAFLVYQDHVPGLFRELGRAMDAVPFRDADGNRRLIWRGIDFAPERDNDLRQNYFIQYDDDRFPGVLGLVRERVWTTSEVLAAVGGHGFDLVAQDIAVVDDGGAEGWPCDALLLRRTPRPPQGGTRT from the coding sequence GTGTCTGACGTCCGGGGCGACGACCCCCTCTTCGGGCCCTTCCTCGCCATCCAACGGCAGTTCCCCGGCATCCCGCTGCTCAGCTACTACGACGCGGACTTCTTCGCGTACTCGCGCGACGCGGCCTGGCCGCAGGAGTGGGACGTACCGGCGCTCGCCCGGCTCGCCTCACAGGTCGCGCCGAGCACCGTCGTCGACGTGGGATGCAGCGACGGCCGCATCCTGTGGCACCTGCGCAGGCGCGGCATCGGCGCCCACCACATCGGCCTCGACACGTCCGTCGCGGCGCGCGCGAGCTTCGAGGAACGCTTCGCGGGCGAGAGCGGCGTGCACTTCCGGCACCTGGACGTCACGGCTGCGGACGGACCGGCGGTGGAGGCGGACCTCGCCGTGATGGGCAGCGTCACCGTCAACAGCTTCCGCACCCACCGGGACCTCGACCGGCTCCTCGGCTTCCTGCACGGCGTGCTGCGGCCGGGCGGGCACGCGGCGTTCCTCGTCTACCAGGACCACGTACCGGGACTGTTCCGTGAACTCGGGCGGGCGATGGACGCGGTACCGTTCCGCGACGCCGACGGCAACCGCCGCCTCATCTGGCGCGGCATCGACTTCGCACCGGAACGTGACAACGACCTGCGGCAGAACTACTTCATCCAGTACGACGACGACCGCTTCCCCGGCGTCCTCGGCCTGGTACGCGAACGGGTGTGGACGACGAGCGAGGTGCTCGCCGCGGTGGGCGGGCACGGTTTCGACCTCGTCGCGCAGGACATCGCCGTCGTCGATGACGGCGGCGCCGAGGGATGGCCGTGCGACGCGTTGCTGCTGCGCAGGACGCCCCGTCCACCGCAGGGGGGAACGCGGACGTGA
- a CDS encoding ArsR/SmtB family transcription factor has protein sequence MTDPAPPVMCAALGDATRWEILTRLGEAPMSASALARVLPVSRQAIAKHLEVLREVGLVESEQRGREVVHVVVGARLGALARELDRIGRSWENRLLRIKELAERPEADEPRGRD, from the coding sequence GTGACCGACCCCGCTCCTCCCGTCATGTGTGCCGCGCTCGGTGACGCGACGCGCTGGGAGATACTCACCCGGCTCGGTGAGGCCCCCATGTCGGCGTCCGCGTTGGCCAGGGTCCTGCCGGTGAGCCGACAAGCGATCGCCAAGCACCTGGAGGTGCTGCGCGAGGTCGGGCTGGTCGAGTCCGAGCAGCGCGGGCGCGAGGTCGTTCACGTGGTCGTCGGCGCCCGGCTCGGCGCGCTGGCCCGCGAACTCGACCGGATCGGCCGTTCCTGGGAGAACCGCCTGCTGCGGATCAAGGAACTGGCGGAGCGCCCGGAAGCCGACGAGCCGCGAGGCCGTGACTGA
- a CDS encoding MFS transporter → MTGRRHGTAALLAVVVTTFVSTTGDAAASLALVLDAAADGQTWRVTEVFLADLLPPVFLAPAAGALVDRYDARRVWLAGSLGQAALFAAAALVDGFHLRVALLAVSGVLAVATSAACFALLPAMTGTGRIARANSWMTTATSAAALLGPGVGGAVHTSLGTAWILGFDALSFLAVAGAAAFAAPSRAVPPPAAEPLREPARRGFRLLRHNTVIGPLLPVLAVTILATAVEGVAGVFYLREVTASDSVYGLLLSAWALGSVPGALLAGWSRLDGRETLLVGGGAALMGAALLTEGLIPLTGVIAVAFLAGGFGNGAHNAGVRTLMHRHVPASDHGVAWACYRAMANTCVTVGYLLGTPDVLLGARTLILLSGAGTVLAALYAYHRLRPVPTGTRTTTAPRERHHEPSD, encoded by the coding sequence GTGACGGGGCGGCGGCACGGCACGGCGGCGCTCCTCGCCGTGGTCGTCACCACATTCGTCTCGACCACCGGTGACGCGGCGGCCTCGCTGGCGCTCGTGCTGGACGCGGCGGCCGACGGGCAGACGTGGCGCGTCACGGAGGTCTTCCTCGCCGACCTGCTCCCCCCGGTCTTCCTCGCCCCGGCGGCCGGAGCCCTCGTCGACCGGTACGACGCGCGGCGGGTGTGGCTGGCGGGGTCGCTGGGGCAGGCGGCGCTGTTCGCGGCCGCGGCGCTGGTCGACGGGTTCCACCTGCGGGTGGCGTTGCTGGCCGTGTCGGGCGTCCTCGCCGTCGCGACCAGCGCAGCCTGCTTCGCGCTGCTGCCCGCCATGACCGGCACGGGGCGCATCGCCCGGGCGAACAGCTGGATGACGACCGCGACATCGGCCGCCGCACTTCTCGGCCCCGGCGTCGGCGGGGCCGTGCACACGTCGCTCGGCACCGCGTGGATTCTCGGCTTCGACGCGCTGTCGTTCCTCGCCGTGGCGGGTGCGGCGGCGTTCGCGGCGCCATCCCGTGCCGTCCCGCCCCCCGCGGCGGAGCCGCTGCGCGAGCCGGCCCGGCGCGGCTTCCGGCTCCTGCGCCACAACACCGTGATCGGCCCCCTGCTGCCGGTGCTCGCGGTGACGATCCTGGCGACCGCCGTGGAGGGCGTCGCGGGCGTCTTCTACCTCCGCGAGGTCACGGCCAGCGACAGCGTGTACGGGCTGCTGCTCTCGGCCTGGGCGCTCGGGTCCGTGCCCGGTGCGCTGCTGGCGGGCTGGTCCCGCCTGGACGGCCGCGAGACGCTGCTGGTCGGCGGCGGCGCGGCGCTCATGGGCGCGGCGCTTCTGACCGAGGGCCTGATCCCCTTGACCGGCGTGATCGCCGTGGCGTTCCTGGCGGGCGGCTTCGGCAACGGGGCGCACAACGCCGGGGTACGGACCCTGATGCACCGGCATGTGCCCGCGTCGGACCACGGCGTCGCCTGGGCGTGCTACCGGGCGATGGCCAACACCTGCGTCACCGTCGGGTACCTGCTCGGCACGCCCGATGTGCTGCTCGGGGCGCGCACGCTGATCCTGCTGTCGGGTGCCGGCACCGTCCTGGCGGCCCTGTACGCGTACCACCGCCTCCGCCCCGTCCCCACGGGGACACGCACGACAACGGCCCCACGGGAGCGGCACCACGAGCCGTCCGACTGA
- a CDS encoding vWA domain-containing protein, giving the protein MSGKQNYINHVALVLDASSSMSHLRGKVVEVADQQIAYLARRSRELDQETRVTVYVFADKVECVIYDKDVLRMPSLKQLYRVGGMTALLAAALKSQAELAQTAQLYGDHSFLTFVLTDGQENASHRCPDAPVRDQRQLVEAVAKMIETQDDNWTLAVLVPDQMGKREAMACGFPKDNIAIWDATSTQGLEEAGQVIQAATEKFMVGRAKGIRGSRAVFSTGAEVVNKDAIKAAGLTPVKPSAYELIPVARDAAIRDWVVESGHTYRTGCAFYQLSKSEKIQARKQIAVLEKKTDRVYTGPEARALLGLPDVEVRVKPDHNDDFTIFVQSTSVNRKLVPNTRLLLMK; this is encoded by the coding sequence GGACGCCAGTTCGTCCATGTCGCATCTGCGGGGCAAGGTCGTCGAGGTGGCCGACCAGCAGATCGCCTACCTCGCCCGGCGCTCCCGGGAGTTGGACCAGGAGACCCGCGTCACGGTGTACGTCTTCGCCGACAAGGTGGAGTGCGTCATCTACGACAAGGACGTACTGCGCATGCCGTCGCTCAAGCAGTTGTACCGGGTCGGCGGGATGACGGCCCTGCTGGCGGCGGCGCTGAAGTCGCAGGCGGAGCTGGCGCAGACGGCGCAACTGTACGGCGACCACAGCTTCCTGACGTTCGTGCTCACCGACGGGCAGGAGAACGCCAGCCACCGCTGCCCGGACGCCCCGGTCAGGGATCAGCGTCAACTGGTCGAGGCCGTGGCCAAGATGATCGAGACGCAGGACGACAACTGGACGCTGGCCGTCCTGGTGCCAGACCAGATGGGCAAGCGCGAGGCCATGGCGTGCGGCTTCCCCAAGGACAACATCGCGATCTGGGACGCCACCAGCACACAGGGTCTGGAGGAGGCCGGGCAGGTCATCCAGGCGGCCACCGAGAAGTTCATGGTGGGCCGCGCCAAGGGCATCCGGGGATCGCGGGCCGTGTTCTCCACCGGCGCGGAGGTCGTCAACAAGGACGCCATCAAGGCAGCTGGACTGACCCCGGTGAAGCCGTCGGCGTACGAGCTGATCCCGGTGGCCCGTGACGCGGCGATACGGGACTGGGTCGTCGAGTCCGGGCACACCTACCGCACCGGGTGCGCGTTCTACCAGCTGAGCAAGTCGGAGAAGATCCAGGCGCGGAAGCAGATCGCGGTGCTGGAGAAGAAGACGGACCGGGTGTACACGGGTCCGGAGGCCCGAGCCCTGCTCGGCCTGCCCGACGTGGAAGTGCGGGTGAAGCCGGACCACAACGACGACTTCACGATCTTCGTGCAGAGCACCAGCGTGAACCGCAAGCTGGTACCGAACACGCGGCTGCTGCTGATGAAGTGA